The window cagaccttcgctgtagaatgacaggtccgtcgtcctcgccagagagactgctttgaaggtgagctggagtggttgccgtgttgtcacatctttttgaaatggtggaagggcactgctaaacatgtcacgtatgtctgggcaaagaatgcgacatttgggaaacccgtgatcgccgtgctgagcagtggcaacctgtgatctcatactcgcagctagatacactatggttcctattttgagctattcgagctttttagcagcagacccTGATATATTTCTTAGtcttaattcttatcgttatattaatgtgtatttttagtattctagtgacatgaaaagctccgaaaatattaaggaaaagttcaaagatttcatagactcccggctacaactgcaaattaatggtaaagactacaacacacagagttaagctctcaacttaaaatataaacaactaattgcagtggcatgtgcacgcgacaagataatttcttgttgcatctaaacctaccatgccttatggaatgtaaaatgccgggattacatggtactactctactgagtgcacctaggatatttgcccttcctaattgcttcgagcccggcttccttcgcacggcgtgccctctctcgctttctctccctgtcagcttcacgttcggccgccgccttacgatccacctcctccatcctcttgtggatctcttcttgctctttgctgcgcttctcctcttgctgttcctcgtgcttcattcggcaccaacgttctgcagcccatcttgctttttgttccacaatgtcatttgcctgctgcgactgcacggtgtcgaaccactgcataaaatcacaaagaggcggaggagactttgtccaacacaagttagaatcataactcaatgttaggtcatatagaaaaatagcgtatgttgtcctgctaccttggcccggtctttgccatatcgcttaggtggatcatattcgtagttctcacacataaagaacctcatgccgtagtcatctcctaaaacctcagattgcatgaacttgcataacgaaccgcagaagcacattggcacatcaattcctttgggtacggtggctttacacttgctccacggaatgtaggttgatcctgacgaagacattggcgctatagtgtggtgcgccaaataacaaaccataatttaagcaatgcacatatcgtataccaaatcgatgcgtgaaaatataggtactgttataattctattgtcttatactgcaatatcaataaggtactatcataattctattgtaatgtataattattttatttgaaaaagtctgtaatagtactcaaattgtaatactaaaccggtgttctaaagcaccaaatctaattcagctaatctgctaattaaattaaattgttatacaatatcaacgaatttatacgaaagttaccggtagaccacaagtgcggaattcggcagagcttcgccgcttcccttcttctcacccctctcttttttctggatttttttggattttttgaggtcaaatgagaggagggaatgagggggagGCCTTATATAGGTGCGTTgacccggtcgcccgtgggggggcgacaggcccccctgtcgcccgcaggaggggcgaccggccccccccTATCGGGCCCACTGGCTTGTCGCccccgggcgacaggggcctgtcgcccgtggggggcgacaggcccccctttttttttttcctccaaggacttcgttgcaaatttgaagaaaaaaaattacatttgagccctgtcgccccccatagggcgaccgaggtatatttttgaaattttccaaaaccgacatatatttttaaaattttaattttttttaaatataaaaaagaaaaaagcgcccgCCGCTCACGACGACGGGCCTGGGCTGGTGGTGGTGCTTCATAGTCGACGACTTCCTCCTCGTTTTTATACAGGAACGAAGGCCCATTGCTACAATCGCTCATCCCAATTCGGCCCGCAAAAGTCAAGGCCCAAACGTCACAGTCACTAAATAGCTAAATTCGAAAttacaaaaacaaaaaatagcaTTAGCCCTTAAAAATAAGGTGCATGTGCTCTGATGCGAATGGATTCAGAGTTTGGCTGGACACCCTTGCCCTCACTCACACTAGTGACCAAAATCCATGTGTAAGAAACATATCCTTTGGGCTTGGGGCCACCTGTCTGGCTGTCTCTAACCACAGGCGGGCATGCGGTTCTCACCCATCTTGATCAACGGCCGTCCCGTGCGTGATCCTCTTTGCTGAAAATTTAGCCTGGCGCCAAATTCAGGCAGGATTGAAATGGTCTCATTATGAAGTATGAACTGTGTTCAGCAAATCAGGAAAGATCCCAGTTTCTACCACATGTCGCCACCGTGAGAAAATGATGGGACATCCTGTTGTGTTCTTGGATCCGGCGAGGGGATTTCCACACGCTGCTAGTGTTTCTGAAGGCCCAATGTTCCATGATGGTACATTGGTACAGCACCAACAATGTGCCATGTCTCGATCATTGGATCAGCAGAGGGACCAGAAACAGCAAGCCTGCAATTTCGTGGATCCCATCCATCCCAGATCCCAAGCTGCATCCAccatccatgatccatccaTGCGTATCCATGTTGCTGCCTGACTGGATCCATGTTCATCCCAATGACCCATCTGCCGGTACCAAACTAACCAATGTACCATCATGAGCTTCAATCTCATGCCCCCTTTCCTGCCCCAGCTAGACTGAACATGAGTGGATTCATTCAGAAACCGTCACCTGAGCCTGCTGGAGTGCTGGTACAACCACAATGCAGCACTGAACAACAGTGCTGAACAGCAGCACCAGCTTCAAGAATccaatgcagcagcagcagctagcaatgATTCTGGGCTTAAGTTTTGGAGGCGAGTCAGTTGGATCGTCCACTTCATATCTGAATTGATTTGCAGGGTCCCGGACAGCAGCACGGCTGGATGCACGAGGCCAGCGATCATGGGGGGACGCAGCTGCAGATCTCGAGCGGAAAGAGCACGGGAGCAGCTGGCTCAACGACCGTGGTTGGTGGGCAGTTTGGGCCTCTGCTGGATCACCAGCCACGACACATCCTGCTGCCACGAGATCACATGATGTTCGTGATCGCTGAGTGAGGGATCAAGGCTACACTTTTAGGTCAGGCTGAGATGGGGGTTTGCAAGGTCAAATTTGCCCAAAATTTGACCCCTCTCAGTCCCAGTTTGGCCTGCAATTGCAAGATTAGAAAAATGTTGTCCATGCATCATGATTCGTCCAATCGTCGTTCTGAACATCGTACGTCAACCGTGAATGAGAACCATGTTGCTGCAGCCTTGACTTGCCCAGTTCGTTCTTGACTTTCTTCTCCCCCTTGGAGCTGTCGATGCCGTATCATGCATCTCCGTTCATGAGGAGTTTCAGAATGCCCATTGATCTCCTGTTGACCCGCTGAGAGGACGAGCCAAGATTCTGTGCAAAATCCAACGGAGTAGTACTTCGCATTTCATGAGCCGGCACGGCATCCTCCTGGCAGGCTTTTAagtctctctctatatatagtTAAACGCAAGTTGATGAACTCGCCTGAATATAGTTTGGCAgcagcacacacacacacacatgttaGTAGTTAAGTGCAAGGGAACACGCCTAACAGTAGATTGTAGAACAGAATAATGCTGTTGAATTGTTGTACTTCGAAGTTGTAACGGACAGCTCGATTACTATTCGCTAAGCTGCGTGTTGGTCAACGGTCAACGCCCAACTTGACGTGGGCAGCTGGGCATGGACCATGATCTACCAAACATAGTTTGGAATCTAGCAGAAGACATGTTTTGAGCAACAGCATCAGTGTCAGctctcatttttctttcttttgtttctttctttctttcttttgtgccgAACTCTCAGCCATGTAATTTGATGATTTGCAGATGTAGCGCAGCAGCAGGTTTCCGGGTCATTCCAATTCGAAGTGAGCAGATGTGTCATGTAACGAAGTGTTTTTCTGATCTGATGAAAGATGCTTATGAATAATCGACATTATAGCTATATTTCTCTAAGATAAAATGGTACAGTAATTATAGTGATGCATATTGCACCACTGATTCTAGAACAGTTTCATGCAGAAGGGAACGCGTCTAAACGTGACTCCGGCAGATCTGTGCTCATGGCACCCAGCAATATAATAAGGAATGTAAGCTGGATTAGTAGATGCATCAAAGGTGTGGAAAGTTGGGGTATCAGGCGAAGTGTGATTAGAAAGAAGATGGAACATGGATGGTGAAAGTGTCGTCCTGCTCAGTCAAACCACAGCTCATGGTTGACTGTACTGGTATAAACCATTGCCCATATATAGTCACCATTAGCAGAGCATCAATCACTCCAGCTTTTCTTCCTGCTAGTCTCTGCCGCCTCACTTCGGACTTTCATCACCTTTCACCTACTCCCATTGCTCCCCGATTTAATTTACCGGATCAAAAGCTTTCCTTCCTCTCCTTCGAGGAGGAAAGAGAAAGAGTGTGTGCataggagagagggagagagtcaAGATTCAAGAACTGCAAGCAGCCCAGAACCCAACAAAAATTTAAGAGGGGGGAGCTAAAAAATTGCAGTCTTTTACCAGCACCATCTCTACCACGCCGCGTCCAATCTCCCTGCCGGAGGCAGCCGTGGCATCCGCCATTTCTTGGTAGCGCGAGTTAGCTGTCATCCTTGGTGAGGGAgcaggagagagaagggagccCATTGGCCGCGCCCGTGGTGATCCTCGTGCTGGCCACCATGGCTGTGTCCTAGTAGGGGAGCAAGTGGCCGAGGAAAGCAGCGATCTCTGTCGCGGAGAAGGATCAAGAGCGAGAGTGTGGGGACCAAACATGGAGGCGCTGGCTGCAGCAttggccgccggcctcctccttgctctcgcggcggcgccggcgggagccGACACCGACTCGGCTGACGGTAAGAGCCTTGCGTGGCGCTTTGGGTTCCGGCTGGGGTTCTTGGTTTCTTGGGATGGTgtgggttttcttttctttttccccatGCGTGTGATTGATGATTCGTTCCTTGCAGCTGCGGCGCTGGGGAATCTTTACACTTCCTGGAACAGCCCGTCGCAGTTGGCCGGctggtcggccggcggcggcgacccctgcggcgcggcgtggcaggGCGTCACCTGCTCCGGCGCTGGCGTCACCGAAATGTAAGATTAAGATCCCCGCCCGCATCAAAGGAACCATCTTGACATCTTGCACAAACGTGTAGATTGATTGCCTTTTGAGTTCCATAATTCCTCTTACGACTAGGTGGGTTCAGTGATGGAGATGACCCGTGCTTTTTTGTCTGGTTTCCGGTGTTTGATCCTTGTTGGATTTGAGTTCGTGGCTTGTGGGAGTTGGTAGGAATTGCTGTTTGGAAGCACCTGCTGTAATATTGTCTGTGCAGCCTCAAGCTGAGACCGTATTGCAAGCTCATCACATTTGCATCTTGTATAAATTTATTTGATCTTTGCATTCATTCTTTGTAATGAGTATTAACTATTTGGGGTTACTATGAATTTGATATTTCTCAGCTCATTTCCTATTTCTCTTGCTTTGTTCTTTGTAGTTCTTCTGTTCATTGGTTTGCCAGCTCCTTCATTTACTTTCTGGCCATGGAAATTCAAATTCCTGAAGCAAAACTACCACACTAACACATTCTTCTACGGTTCTACCCATCTTATACAGCAAGCTTCCAGGGATAGGGCTGGATGGTTCTCTGGGATATGAACTCTCCAACCTGTTTTCGTTGAAGACATTGTGAGAACTTCAACCTGCCTTTTATTCTTCAGTTATATACTTTTATGCACTATCTTGATCCACAATTTCACAACATGCAGGGATTTGAGCAACAACAACTTGCATGGTTTGGTCCCTTATCAGTTGCCCCCGAATCTCACATATCTGTAAGTGTCTTGTGTCAATCCTGATATGATTTCTTCTGTAGTGTTTGCAGTTTCATAGTGATGGTAATGCAGGAATCTGGCTAGCAACAATTTCTCTGGCAATCTTCCATACTCTATAACAAACATGGCTTCAATTGAGTACCTGTAAGCTGCTACCTGGGGCAAACCTTGCTACATTTATTTGCACTAGTGTATTTTTATGCTGGCAAAGTATTGATTCACTGAAACTTCTGATCCAGCAATCTCAGCCACAACTCACTTTCCAGTCAAATGGGTGATCTATTTGGAAACCTCAATTCACTTTCAGAACTGTAAGAATCTTCAAGCCTTATTCATTGCAAAATTTATCTTTATCTCGTTAATTTCTGTCTCATACACCGTCCCACTTTCATCCCAATGAGGCAATGACCAACAAACATATACTACCTCCGTCCCAGAATATAAGCACTCCTAGCTATTCAGCAGATTCAAAGCATCTTCTATGTATCTGGACTAATACTTGTCCAGATACATTAGAGATGCTATGAATTTGGACATCCAAAAACATAGCTAGGAATGCTTATAttgtgggatggagggagtagattgTATTTTGTAAAATGTAGCGTGCACATGGGCCCCGTTTGGTTACTTTCTAGAAGTCCCTAGAACggactttgaccgctaattacggtgtcaaacaaagccagtttagAGTTTACAAAACAACTCCAGAACCcatgcgctaggaaccctgaagaatctaatgagacctgtGACCacgtgattagagaatggttactgtagcatcactgtggccaatcatcaattaattaccgtcattagatttatcgcgaaaagttacatccatccctgaagaggttttgcaaatagacttcatttaaccctccatgcatgcaagattctctCCTAGAAGAGAATAGATTAGAatgaaccaaacatggccatgaTATAGGGAAGCATTAGGAAGATGCAGTTGCCTTCTCTTGAAATCGTATGGCTGTATGACATCGAATAAGGATGAACGTGTTTCCCCTTGGAAAACACAGAATGAAAAAGAACTGAATGTGTCATTAGGTAATCTTGCCGTTGTCACACCTTTCGGATACCTTTTGCAACACTACTTTGACTCAATTTCATGTAAACCATCCACTTCATTACTTCTTTAAATGCTTCATGTAAAACTCCATAGAGTGCCAGTTTGATTCATAGTCGATATGTAGCACTGTAATGTATAAGCTGACCAGAAGATGAAATGCATGGCCAATGTGCTTGATGGTTGCAATTGGAGTTTTAGATAGTTTCTTGTGTCTTTGTACTGTACAAAATCTACCTCCATATATTGGATGGATCGTGCATTTTTTGCATAACCTAAATCTTTACAGGATCTTATTTATATAAGAGTAATACTTCCAGTATCCCTTCCGGCCCCAGTAAAGACTAGTGAGCCATGATAGATTAAGTGAGAACTTGATGTGTGCGTTTCATGCAATTCTTCCTTGACAAATATAATCTTTATAATGGTCACGAGATATTGCTTTTTACATGACGCTAACAAAATTACTGTCCATTTGGTTTCTTGAATCCATCTTATGCCTTTTGTACTCCTTGACAGAGATGCGTCTTTCAACAAATTGACAGGGGACCTTCCCAATTCTATTGGTTCTTTATCAAATCTTTCAAGCCTGTAAGTATCAAACAATCTCTTTAAAGAAAGGTTCTAGTTTTTCTGTGTTAGCTTTTCGGCATGATAGATTCATGCTTACCCACTTTGCAGTTATATGCAGAACAATCAGTTCACAGGTTCTGTCAATGTTCTCCGTGGCCTAAGCGCTGCCCTTACTACATTGTAAGTGGATTTTCAGACTATAGTTTGACTTCTATTCTTACTTGCTTGATATCTAAtagcctttttttaaaaaaaaaacagaaacattGCAAACAACAATTTCAGTGGTTggataccaaaagaattcagCTCAATCCCCGATCTAACGTATGTTCCAAACATGTTTAATTTAACTTTTCTGTGGAAATTGTCGTTGACATATTGTATTGACTTTCTGTAAATGCAATCGTAGACTTGGAGGAAACTCATTTGCCAATGGACCTGCTCCCCCGCCACCACCTTTTATGCCATCACCCCCTCAAAGGCCACGGAATCGCCCTAAGCATCCTCAGGGGCAAGAAGATACTCCAAAAGGGTCCCAAAGCCCCACCATTCAAAGTGACAAGAAGCAAGGCCTTGGGACAGGTCTGCTTGTGGGGATAATTGCTGGATCGATAGTTGCTGCCTTATGTGTGCTTCTGCTTTTGGTATGCTGCATGCGTAATGTTCGGAAAAGAAAGGATGATGCCAGCAGTGAAACAAAAGATTTTGTAGGTCCACTAACAGTGAACATAGAGAGAGGTATGGCACTTCTTATGCTGTCATGCCTTCATGTTGCGGTACTCTTCTTGGTTGATGCTAGAGAAATAGATATTGTTCGGTTAGCTAGGATCTTATTTGTTAAAGAGGTAAATAAAGGTAACTTTGATTGGACTACTGCTTGATTGATCTGGAAACCACATAAGGCATTGGTGCTGTTAATGCACTTATTGTAATTGAGTTATGGCACGAGCTTGAACAATCGGAATTTGCTCCCTTTGCATGCATGTGCTCGATCTCAAGATCGGTATAATTGTGTATTATGGGTTTGTAGTTAGGAGAGACATAATTCAGTAGCAGAAAACTGGAAAACTTGGAATTTTATTTAGATTTAATGGTCTGATTGAGCTATAATGATGCTAAGTTTCTTGTTCTAAAGATATAACCAGCACAATTGCAGAACCGCGGAACCCTGATGTGCCGGTCCCTTGATGATTGTTATTCAATTATTGTCTATGTTTTGGCTTTGTAGCTTCCAGCAGGGAAATCCCAGAGCAGAGTCTTCAAGATTCCTCCATAGCAGCTGTGAAACTGCCACATCCTGAGAAAATGACTCCTGAGAGGGTTTATGGTAAAAATGGTTCTATGAGAAAGACGAAGGTCCCCATAACTGCAACGCCTTATGCTGTTGCTTCTCTCCAAGTTGCTACTAATAGCTTCTGTCAAGATTCTCTTCTAGGAGAGGGTTCTCTTGGTCGAGTTTACAAGGCTGATTTCCCAAATGGAAAGGTACAATGTGCGTTTTGTAATTTTGCCGTAACAAGAAATCAAATCTATACTCCTTAATCCTTGCAGAAAAAAGGGGGAAGAATCAAATATATACAGTGGGTTTATTGTATCAAAATATCAAAACCCTTGCTGCTAATACTCAACTACAAACTATTTAATGCATTATTAATCTGTTTATTATCATTGTTCAATATCAGACTTGTTACTTcattcaatgcattatgaaGCCAAATCCTTATGCTTTTGTTGTTTGTTGAGGTAGTGGTgttttatacatttttagacCCTGTACACCACTATTTTTTCTTACTCATGCTCTGCACTACACCTTAGCTGTGTGCCATGATTACAGGTTCTTGCTGTTAAGAAGATAGACAGCGCTGCCCTTTCTTTACAGGAAGAAGACAACTTCCTTGAGGCTGTATCAAGCATGTCCCGACTAAGGCATCCAAATATCGTGCCACTAACGGGATATTGTGTTGAACATGGGCAAAGGCTTCTTGTTTACGAGTACATTGGAAATGGGACGCTGCATGATATGTTG is drawn from Panicum virgatum strain AP13 chromosome 1N, P.virgatum_v5, whole genome shotgun sequence and contains these coding sequences:
- the LOC120654924 gene encoding protein STRUBBELIG-RECEPTOR FAMILY 8-like produces the protein MEALAAALAAGLLLALAAAPAGADTDSADAAALGNLYTSWNSPSQLAGWSAGGGDPCGAAWQGVTCSGAGVTEIKLPGIGLDGSLGYELSNLFSLKTLDLSNNNLHGLVPYQLPPNLTYLNLASNNFSGNLPYSITNMASIEYLNLSHNSLSSQMGDLFGNLNSLSELDASFNKLTGDLPNSIGSLSNLSSLYMQNNQFTGSVNVLRGLSAALTTLNIANNNFSGWIPKEFSSIPDLTLGGNSFANGPAPPPPPFMPSPPQRPRNRPKHPQGQEDTPKGSQSPTIQSDKKQGLGTGLLVGIIAGSIVAALCVLLLLVCCMRNVRKRKDDASSETKDFVGPLTVNIERASSREIPEQSLQDSSIAAVKLPHPEKMTPERVYGKNGSMRKTKVPITATPYAVASLQVATNSFCQDSLLGEGSLGRVYKADFPNGKVLAVKKIDSAALSLQEEDNFLEAVSSMSRLRHPNIVPLTGYCVEHGQRLLVYEYIGNGTLHDMLHFTDEMSRKLTWNIRVRIALGTARALEYLHEVCLPSVVHRNFKSSNILLDEEHNPHLSDCGLAALTPNTERQVSTEVFGSFGYSAPEFAMSGIYTVKSDVYSFGVVMLELLTGRKPLDSSRERSEQSLVRWATPQLHDIDALAKMVDPALNGMYPAKSLSRFADIIALCVQPEPEFRPPMSEVVQQLVRLMQRASIVRRQSGEELGFSYRAPEREGDLRDISF